Sequence from the Arvicola amphibius chromosome 3, mArvAmp1.2, whole genome shotgun sequence genome:
GGATTAAGGTCTTAAAGGCGGGgtaccaccaggcctggtttTAAAATTTTACGAGTAGAATTTTAAATGGTCTGTGTGGGTCACACTCTATTACTGACGAGCACTGTTCTAGGTTTCGGGGTTAGACTAGACCATGACACATctgttgttttttgggggggaggggttgttgctgttgttttaaagaGATATTGTTTCCCTGCGGCTTGTAATCCTTACCCCCTATCTAAAATCTAACGCTGACTTAGTTACCCAGGCTGTCCTGGGCCCGAGAGGGGTGGAGTTGGAAGGTAGGGAACGATGCGCGTGTAATTGAGCTGCCAACTGCAATATGCACTCCCTTACCTTAGAACAGCCGGGACTGAGACCTGGAAGGATTGGATACCCTGTGCCCTGCATTCACCCCAGAGCCCTTGTAGGACTGGACCAGAGCTGGTTTGGGTCATTCTAGCGTTTTCGCGGGGTTCTGCTCAAGGAATCCGGCCAATGGGAGAAACTTTAAGGCATTCCTTGCCTCAGGATTTCCTCTAGGACTTGGGACATAGCTCGGCCTAGAACCTGAGGCCAGGACGGGATCAGAAACCTATGAGGACCAACCATCCTCACGCAGTCCGCATCCGCGCTTCTCTTCCTTTGGCGCACTGGGCTGAGGCCCCACAGGGTCCCTGGCTGCAATGTGTCTGGAACCGGAGGAGAAAGGATCTCTGTCACGGATAAGGGTGGTGGCGGCACCGAGGATGCCTAGAGTCCTCAGGGTCTCTTTCGGTCCTGGCGTCTAGGGCGGTACTCATCCAGCCACCTAGCCTTGTTCGCTAGCGGCGCTAATCCGGTATGCTAAACGGGTAGGGAAAGACGCCAGCGCCCCAGGTGTTAGACCATTCCCGGCGACCGGGTTTCCGCTCTGGGCTCTAACTTCTTAGGTTCCTATCGCGACCTAAAGAGGCAGAGCCCGTACAGCCGGATTTCCGAGGAAAGCGTCTTTCAGTCTCTCTCCATGGGCAGCTCTGCTCTCGGTTAGCCTGGGCGTGAGCCTCCGCCGAAGCCGCCACCCTTTTCCCTATCGCAGCTTTTGTCCCAGGGAGAGCCTTAGCCTGAGCGGAGTCTATGTCAGGCCATAAAGGTAGTCTGACACCAAAGGACCAAAAGACCAAGAAGGCAGTCTACCACTCTTCTTTTCTCCTGCGATTCCTCGAGCACTCGGAGAGCTGTGTAAGGgagagttctctgtgtaaccgcTCAAAGACTGGTACTCAAGGACGCTTCTATAATCCTATCCCCCAAGTGACATTCAGTGTGCAAGGTACAAGTTAGTCTCTGACCCAAGGAAGCTGAAAGCCCGCCCCCCGGAGGCCGGGCTAGGATCTGTACAGTGGCTGGAAACCCAGGTCAAGGATTGAAACTGACACCCACTAAAGTCTGATTGTATAGCTCCCATCCCATAATAGCCTGCCAGCCTTGTATTTGGAGACAGAACAGACTGAGATTCATTTACTACATGTGGATGACAGATATCCATTTGATACATTCACCCGAGAGTAGAGATCGATGGACTTCCATTGTGTGGACCGTCACCTCAGCGCCCTAACAAGatttttctgcctctccctcagTACCATAAATGATGACTCGGCCAGGACGAATGGTCAGGGAACTTCTGTCAACTCTACTGTCTCCCTTTCGGTGGTCATTTCCTCTTCCGCCTTCTCTTCCTACTATTACAAACTTTAAAACAGAAGTCGCCTCTCAGACAAAGAGACAGTTCCGACTTCATTTACATGCCTGCTTACCAATATCTTATCTCACTGTCTCCCTGCCACGCTTTCTTTGGCTTCCTCTCCTATCTGGTTACCATTGTGTCCGGGTGGAATAGGACACTTCCACTTCCTGGAGCCCTGAAGTTTGGGGCCTAATTGATTCTGGTAATTAATTTGTTCTACCTGCTAGATCAGATGGAAATCCTACTGCAGCGCCGGAGGATTAACACTTGACTTCGCAGCACCTCCTCTAATTATCTAATAGCATGGGTTGTGAGGACTCAGTCTCTGTTAAGACACTTTTGCTATTAGCAGTAGTGATTGGAATTGTGATGACGACTAGATATCAACAAATTAGAGCTTAAAAAttgggagatggaagagaagtGGCTTCTTTTAATTTCCCCGAGTTTAACATCAATAATTAGAGCAATTTTCAGAGATGCGAGCCCAAATGACTCCTGCTGTGCTGTAGATGATCACCTTAATTTTAGCAAATTGACTCCAGGGAAATAAATGTGACAgattagaaaaagacaaacagGGGGGAAAGGATTGGAAAGAAGAGTAAGGAaagaggcaggggagagagacaggggatAAAATCTAAAAGAGAATGTGGCTGGAATGGGCGGTGTAGcagaaacagcaaaacaaaaacaaaaacaaaaaaaccaaccaacattTGATTGAAGTGAAGAGCAGCATGGGAGGTGACAGCAAAGGTGACTGTGGGCAGATTTTAAACGACCGAGTCATTTGGGTGATAGATGTAGAACACCCCCACCTCTACCCCCATCCATCAATTTCCCTAAATTCCAGGTTAAGAATCTTTCATCGGCATCTTTATTCCCCTAAACAATCCAGTCATCCCTCCTGTCAATGTAACCCAACTCTAGCAGCTCCGCGTGGCAGCAGACAGTCCGGATCGTTGTTTCTCCACTTTTCTCCTCCTTTGTTACCCATTTCTGAAactctttaaaaaccaaacaggCCCAAATGCTTGAGTAAGTGCTTTATTCCTACGCTATTGGGACTCTTTGGGTATTCTTGTTTGTTAAACAACGGCGAAAAAATTTCActttcagtctttttaaaagacGAACTACAACAGTTCTtgcaggggaggggcaggaatTGGGGTCGAGAATCCTGCTAGGAACCGAACCCATTGAGCTCAGCGCTCCCTGCTTGGCCAGGCTCATTCAGCACCGCGGACAGATCCCCGCCCCGCCCCGagcccaccccaccctcccctctgcctccgCAGCCTCGCTATTGGTTCTTTCGGCTCCCCTCTCCAAGCTGCCAATTCTCCAACACACAGAACCAACCTACCCAGGCGCTGGAGAGGCAAGAAGACAAGCACCGGGGATAGCCCAGGTCGGTAGAGCAGCCGAGATCTGAGCCTAGGCGGTCAGGAGCAGGTGCGGGCTTTCGACTAGGCCAGCTGCGAAGCAGTCTGCCTTCTACACTTTGTCCTGGCCCTCACCCTGTGACAAGGCGCTTGGCAAGATGAATCTCAACttcacctcccctctccatccagcaTCTTCTCAGAGGCCCACGTCGTTTTTCATAGAGGACATTCTCCTACACAAGCCCAAGCCGCTGAGAGAGGTGGCCCCTGACCACTTTGCGAGCTCTCTGGCATCTAGGGTGCCTTTGCTAGACTATGGCTACCCCCTTATGCCCACACCCACCCTCCTCACCCCTCATGCCCATCACCCTCTGCATAAGGGGGACCACCATCATCCTTATTTCCTGACCACCTCGGGTAAGTATCAGAAGCCCCcaggagtggggagagacagggggagctgggttttgtttgtttattttgttttgttttagcacaGCCCCCGGGGGACCAGATCTGGTGGGGTGGCCTCCCTCATTCTGCAAGAGTAGAAGGTTGGGGGCCTGTCTGAGAGAAGGAGAACTCCCCTGAGGCATACCAACTGAGGGGAATGATTCGTGGTTACTTCGCAGTTTTTATAACGGGACAGGGATTGTGTCTGGCTAGAGGCAGCTGGAGTGGATGGATGCCGTCATATTCCTGGTGGGGAGTGCTCAGTCTTACTCCACTCTTCCAGGCGAACTTGTTCATTTCTCAGCCCCCTCCCCAACTTCTTCCATCTCAGAAGGAGGTCCTCCATCATCTTGTCCCAGGGAATCCCCCTGAACTTTGCTGTGCAGAGACGGAAAAGGCTTCACTTGGCCAATTCTCTTTGGCTAGGTTGGGTCAGGAACGTTGGCCGGTTCTGCAGAGGACATGGAAGTGAGGGAGGGCTTGGGGGGTAGTCTGAGGAAAGAAGATTCAGACTGGCAGGAAAGGTTCACATCAGAAGAGAGTTGCAGCTCTTGAACCATCTTCGCTTCTAAGGTTCAACATTTAATTCATGGCCAGTCTGCTTGGCTTTCCTTCTTCTGGCCCAGTTTCTAGAGTAGCTGGAATCCGTTGTTAAAGTATTTCGGGTTTAGTGTTTGGCAAGGAGTGGGGACTGGGAAAGTAAGAGTGGGCCTGGCGATGCTGGGGAACATGCAGGTTCATTCGACCGTTCCTCTTAGGCTACATGCACACTTTCTTCCCTAACATTTTCGTTCCAGCtagactagaaaaaaattctactcCTGATGCTGAACACAATAGTAAATTCGCTCCAGTGGGAGCTGAGGGAAGGGGGCAGGCAATGTGTGAAATATGGGAGCTGGGATTcaggaaaaaagatgaaaaatgtttGATTGTAAAAACCCACTCTCAAGCGCAAGCTTAGGAAGATTTTGAGGTTCCCATCGAGGTCTGCATTGCTCCCTGGCTTTGCCACATGAACTCTTCTCTCAGGGCTGGTATTGTCCAAAATCCGTGGTGCTAAAACAGCTTGGTAGATACTGGTGTCTGAGGACTGTATTCTTGGAGCATCTAAAACATTGAGTAAAGCTGAGAGGGTCGCGAAATGGAAGCATCCTCTTCTGATTACCAGAAAAAAGCTCTTCAGGTCTCCTGATTCGCGGAGCTTGAAGTCGGAGGGAAAAGCTTAGGGTCAGACTACACAGGGTCTCCAGGGCGACCCTGCCGCTGACAAGGAAATGTCGAGGGCGAGCGTCACAGTTTCTCTGGATAagcgtttttttgtttttttttttttttttttttttttttttttttttttttttttttttttttttttttttttttttgcgctgttttgtttggttgatggAAAGGTAAGGGCGACCCGGGAAATGTGCTTTTCAGAGCTGAGAAGGCCAAGTCCTTTCTAGCCTACTGCACCCGACTAGTGTTGTAGAAGTCTGGCTAGAAGCGAGTGGACAGCTCCGGTACCATCGGACTTCCGCAAGAAAACTTTGCAAGGCCTAACAGATAACTGGATGCGCGCTGTGAGGAAGTCTCcccaggaagatttttttaaaaaagctctcTGGATCTTtgctctattttttcttttctgttttacttttttattgtttgtgttttgggaTGGTCTTCTAGGAAGATCTTCAAGAGCTATTTTACGATTCTCCTCCCCACTGTCCTAGAGTTATAGAGAGATTGGCTCCAGGAGCTTTGAGGCAAGTAGGAGATAGGTGTTCGGGAATGCTGGAGTGGAGTGGAACTGGGAGGCTGAAGTTACTTCCTGGGGATGCCGGTTCTGTCCAACAAACTGCTCTTGTCTCTGTTAGGGGTGCCGGTCCCGGCTCTGTTCCCGCACCCGCAGCATGCGGAGCTGCCGGGGAAGCACTGCCGCCGCCGCAAAGCTCGCACCGTGTTTTCCGACTCGCAGCTCTCCGGCCTGGAGAAAAGGTTTGAAATCCAGCGCTACCTGTCGACACCTGAGCGTGTGGAGCTGGCCACAGCCCTCAGCCTCTCCGAGACTCAGGtgggcaggagaggggaggaagccCCGTATTCTGCGTCCTGCTCTTCTCCCCTCAGCTCCGAGCAGTTCCAGAACCATGGAATAAAAatgttcctctccctctccttgcaGGTTATCCCCGAGACCCGACAGAATCTTTACCCAATTTTCACATTAGATTTATCTACCCGGTTCTATTGGGAGGAAAAATCACTTCGAGTGATTCGGCTGTTACCTCCAAGTTAATggttatttctatttctcttccaACTAAGCGGGTGACAAGCTGAGATAGAGGGTTCTTGTTTCTGGAGAAgcttaaacagtttttttttttttttttttgctttgttttgttttggaaagggTTTcctcgtgtagcccaggatggcgcAAAGCCCCGtctttctgcctcaacctccgTGTGTGGATTACCAGCTTAGACTACCACTCTATGCTCCTTTACCCCTCTTCACTGCCCCCCCCCTATGTACTTATTTCAGCCCGTGGCATTCGCAGCTGCAAGTCTCCCGAGGTACCCCAGGGCTTGAGCACACCGCAGTTAAAGCGTCCGCTTTAGCTTTTCTCTTTTGTCCTGTTCATCCATCTCCCCCAgccccttcctttattccttctcaTGATCTTGCTGCGAAATCATTAGTCATTCAGAGCGGAGACTAATACTCTCTCCAAGGAAAACCACTCACTTCACTCCATTCTTGTCTTCTAGTCCACAGGGTCTGTTGGGCCCAGGATTCGGTTGTCTCCATCACAGGAGACAACCCTATTCACGCAGCACTTACCCTTATTAATTACTATTCACATCGCTGACCCTCATCACTATTCTGGGGCAATCTCTCTTGGAAGCCTTAGGTTCTCATTCAGTCTAAAACGATTAATGTGTGACTTTCCCCAAAGCGCAGGGGGACCATAGCGTTAGGACAGAATTAAATTCAGTAGACAGAGGGCCTTTTCACCTAAACGCTA
This genomic interval carries:
- the Bsx gene encoding brain-specific homeobox protein homolog, giving the protein MNLNFTSPLHPASSQRPTSFFIEDILLHKPKPLREVAPDHFASSLASRVPLLDYGYPLMPTPTLLTPHAHHPLHKGDHHHPYFLTTSGVPVPALFPHPQHAELPGKHCRRRKARTVFSDSQLSGLEKRFEIQRYLSTPERVELATALSLSETQVKTWFQNRRMKHKKQLRKTQDEPKAADGPESPEGSPHAPEAAVADARLSLPAGAFVLTEPEDEVDIGDEGEISSGPQVL